The nucleotide sequence CCGGGCCGCGAGGCTTATCCGGGTGACGTCTTCTACCTGCACAGCCGTCTGCTGGAGCGGGCCGCCAAGATCAACGCCAACGACGACATCGCCAGGAATATGAACGACCTGCCCCCTTCGCTGCAAGGCAAGGTGAAAGGTGGTGGTTCGCTGACGGCTCTGCCGATTATCGAAACCCAGGCTGGTGACGTATCGGCTTACATTCCTACCAACGTAATCTCAATCACGGATGGGCAGATCTTCCTGGAGTCGAACCTGTTTAACGCGGGTATCCGGCCAGCCATCAACGTAGGTATTTCGGTATCGCGCGTGGGTGGTAACGCGCAGATCAAATCCATGAAGAAAGTGGCCGGTACGCTAAAACTGGACCAGGCACAGTTCCGCGAACTGGAAGCCTTTTCCAAATTTGGCTCTGACCTTGATGCATCGACCAAACTAACTATTGAACGGGGTCGGCGTAACCAGGAGATGCTGAAGCAGCCCCAGTATTCGCCGGTTCCGGTCGATCAGCAGGTGGCGATCATCTATGCATCGACCAACGGTTTGCTCGATAAAGTGCCGGTCAACAAAGTGAAAGCGTTCGAAAGCGAGTTTGCTATGGTGTTGAACGCACAGTACCCGAACGTACTGAGCGACCTGCGCGCCGGTAAACTAACCGACGAAGCAACGGCAACCCTGAAGAAAGTAGCGGCTGACCTGTCGGCGAACTATTAATCATCGGTTCGGTTGTTTGCCGGTCAGTGGGCTCTGGAAAAGAAACGAACAGACTGACCGGCAAACGAATTAACAACCAAACATCACGCATGGCAAGTCTCAAAGAAGTACGCAGCCGAATTGCATCGGTAAACTCGACGCAGCAGATTACCAAAGCTATGAAAATGGTGGCGGCTGCTAAACTGCGCCGGGCACAGGATAACATTACGCAACTGCGCCCCTATGCCCAGAAGCTGAGCCAGATGCTGGGTACAATTTCGGCTGGGGCTGAAATTGCGTCAGAAAGTCCGTACAAACAGGCCCGGCCTGTTGAACGGGTTCTAATTATCGTCGTTACGTCGGACCGGGGTCTTTGCGGTGCGTTCAACACGAACGCCGTTAAAGGCGCGCTGGCGCTGATGGAAGAAAAATACCCAACGCAGGCTCGCCTGGGCCACGTTGAGATAATGGCCATCGGCAAAAAGGGGGCAGAAGCCTTCCAGCGCCGTGGTTTTAAAGTAAACACCAACCACGTCGATGCCTTTAGCTCGCTGAGTTTTGCTACCGTAAAGGCCGCAGCCGAAGAAGCCATGGCAGGCTTCGCCAATGGCCGTTACGATATAGTGGATGTAGTGTATAACGAATTCCGGAACGCAGCCGTGCAGTTTGTGCGGGCCGAGCAGATGCTCCCCATCGTAGCCACGCAGGCTCCGGCTGGTGTAGCGGCTCCGGCCATCAACTACACCTTCGAGCCTTCGGAAGAAGAAATCATTACGGAGCTGATTCCGAAAACGCTGAAGATTCAGCTGTACAAAGCCGTGCTGGACTCAAACGCATCGGAACACGGTGCGCGGATGACGGCCATGGACAAAGCGACTGAAAACGCCGGTGAACTATTGAAAGAACTGCGACTGGTTTACAACCGGACGCGTCAGGCGGCCATCACGACCGAGATCCTCGAAATCGTGGGTGGTGCCGAGGCCCTGGCAAGCGCCTAAGCTTTACTTCAATCTTTGGAATAGCAATAAACCCACCGCCGGAACCGGCGGTGGGTTTATTGCTATTTGCGGGTACAGGTTATCGGTAACTGCTCCGTTAATTCAATTTTCATTTTACTACATTTGATATAATATTGACACAACTGACCTAATGAGCGATTCCATCGTTGGCTTACTGCGCCAGAAAAAAAATCAAATCCTGACTTTGTGGATGAAAAACCAGCTGGCCGATGGTAGCCTGCGCGACGATCTGATGAGCAATGCCGAATTGCGAAACCAGTCGGAGGAGCTTCTGGACACGCTCACTGAGGTCATGACCGACGAAACCTTCACTCAGCTGGACGATCCGGCCCTGGAGCCCCTGTTCGATTTACTCGCCGGCATCTCCCTATCGCGTGCCAGACAGGGTTTTACCCCCCGGGAAACAGGCACTTATATTTTTAGCCTGAAAGCCGCCTTGCTGGAAATTCTACAGCACGACCGCAAAAACGATTTACCGCTGCTCTTGGCCAACACGCTGCAGATCAGCAAGTTTATTGATAATCTGGGTATTCGGACGTTCGAAACCTTTATTCAGGGCCGCGAAGAGGTTATTATCCGCCAGACGGATGAGATGACGGACATGATGACCCCCGTAGTGCAGATCTGGGATGGGATTCTGGCTATGCCGCTCATTGGTACACTGGACAGTTCGCGAACGCTGGTGGTCATGGAAAACCTGCTTCAGGAAATTGTTCGTACGGGTAGTGAAATCGCCATTCTAGACATATCGGGCGTTCCTACCGTCGATTCAATGGTGGCTCAGCACCTGATTAAAACCGTCAACGCCACCCGTCTTATGGGGGCCGAATGCATTATCAGCGGTATCCGCCCAGAAATTGCGCAGACTATTGTTCACCTGGGCATTGATCTGTCGTACGTAATCACTAAAGCCACGCTGGCCAGCGCGCTTAAGCATGCGTTTACCGTCATGCGGCTCGAAGTCCGTAAAGCAGGAACTACTTCCTTTTCTAACTGATCGTAATGCTATATGGAACGCATACCGATTCTGAAAATGGGACAGTTTCTGCTGGTGACCATTCAGGTAGACCTATACGACCGGCTCGCGCTTGACCTCGAAGCCGACCTCATCAAACAAATCTCCGAGTACGAATCGCGCGCCGTTATGATTGATATATCGGCGGTAACGATTGTAGACTCTTTTATGGGACGCATACTGAACAATATTGCC is from Spirosoma taeanense and encodes:
- the atpG gene encoding ATP synthase F1 subunit gamma; this encodes MASLKEVRSRIASVNSTQQITKAMKMVAAAKLRRAQDNITQLRPYAQKLSQMLGTISAGAEIASESPYKQARPVERVLIIVVTSDRGLCGAFNTNAVKGALALMEEKYPTQARLGHVEIMAIGKKGAEAFQRRGFKVNTNHVDAFSSLSFATVKAAAEEAMAGFANGRYDIVDVVYNEFRNAAVQFVRAEQMLPIVATQAPAGVAAPAINYTFEPSEEEIITELIPKTLKIQLYKAVLDSNASEHGARMTAMDKATENAGELLKELRLVYNRTRQAAITTEILEIVGGAEALASA
- a CDS encoding STAS domain-containing protein; translated protein: MSDSIVGLLRQKKNQILTLWMKNQLADGSLRDDLMSNAELRNQSEELLDTLTEVMTDETFTQLDDPALEPLFDLLAGISLSRARQGFTPRETGTYIFSLKAALLEILQHDRKNDLPLLLANTLQISKFIDNLGIRTFETFIQGREEVIIRQTDEMTDMMTPVVQIWDGILAMPLIGTLDSSRTLVVMENLLQEIVRTGSEIAILDISGVPTVDSMVAQHLIKTVNATRLMGAECIISGIRPEIAQTIVHLGIDLSYVITKATLASALKHAFTVMRLEVRKAGTTSFSN
- a CDS encoding STAS domain-containing protein — encoded protein: MERIPILKMGQFLLVTIQVDLYDRLALDLEADLIKQISEYESRAVMIDISAVTIVDSFMGRILNNIASMARILDAETVVVGMQPSVAITLVELGLPLAGIHTALNVERGIALLQSKVGTDRRTLQSNND